One part of the Aurantibacillus circumpalustris genome encodes these proteins:
- the porV gene encoding type IX secretion system outer membrane channel protein PorV: MKKHLLIALSLIVTETSFAQSKINSDQLGGGTNAITTAVPFLLISPDSKQGAMGDVGAATDPDVNSIHWNGSKLAFMDKKFGVGCTVTPWLRLLVPDINVYYLAGYAKINDKQTVGASLRYFSLGNIELTDATGTSTGNYKPNEFAIDLAFSQKLSKNFSLGVATRYIYSGISKAYFNGNSGNAASTFAVDLSMFYKSDKFKLGGKNCIGTVGLAITNVGAKIKYSNDQNFIPSNLRLGGGLKVEIDDYNTFGLYVDFNKLLVPTPPIYKYRTDSLGNPTTEIEINPATGKKEIAEGKDPNVSVPTGIVQSFGDAPGGFKEEMQEINTSVGMEYSYNKIFAVRAGYFHESKNKGSRQFFTVGIGANFNVIGVDFSYLIPTTINNPLQRTWRVTLSFNFNGAGTASDTPKVEP, translated from the coding sequence ATGAAAAAACATCTTTTAATCGCACTAAGTTTAATTGTAACTGAAACAAGTTTTGCTCAGTCTAAAATTAATTCTGATCAGCTTGGTGGTGGAACCAATGCAATAACAACTGCAGTACCCTTCTTATTGATCAGTCCTGACAGTAAACAAGGCGCAATGGGAGATGTTGGAGCTGCTACCGACCCGGATGTTAATTCTATTCATTGGAATGGAAGTAAACTTGCTTTTATGGATAAAAAATTTGGGGTTGGATGTACAGTTACTCCCTGGCTTAGATTATTAGTTCCCGATATTAACGTTTATTACTTGGCTGGTTATGCTAAAATAAATGACAAACAAACCGTTGGAGCTTCACTTCGTTATTTTAGTTTAGGTAATATTGAGCTTACCGACGCAACCGGAACATCCACAGGTAATTATAAACCAAATGAGTTTGCGATTGATCTTGCTTTTTCTCAAAAACTTTCTAAAAACTTTTCGCTTGGTGTAGCTACACGCTATATCTATTCGGGTATTAGTAAAGCATATTTTAATGGAAACTCTGGTAATGCTGCAAGCACTTTTGCGGTTGATTTAAGTATGTTTTATAAAAGTGATAAGTTTAAACTTGGCGGTAAAAACTGCATTGGAACAGTTGGACTTGCAATTACAAATGTTGGTGCAAAAATTAAATATTCGAACGATCAAAATTTTATTCCAAGTAATTTACGCTTGGGTGGTGGTCTTAAAGTTGAAATAGACGACTATAACACGTTTGGGCTCTATGTTGATTTTAATAAACTACTTGTGCCTACCCCGCCAATTTATAAATATAGAACTGATTCTCTTGGAAATCCAACAACTGAGATAGAGATAAATCCTGCGACAGGTAAAAAGGAAATTGCCGAAGGGAAAGATCCTAACGTTTCTGTTCCTACCGGTATTGTTCAATCTTTCGGTGATGCACCAGGTGGGTTTAAGGAAGAAATGCAAGAGATAAACACAAGTGTAGGAATGGAATATTCTTACAATAAAATATTTGCAGTAAGAGCAGGTTATTTTCATGAATCTAAAAATAAAGGATCTCGCCAATTTTTTACTGTTGGTATCGGTGCTAATTTTAATGTCATCGGCGTCGATTTCTCTTATTTAATTCCTACCACTATAAATAATCCTTTGCAAAGAACCTGGCGCGTCACATTAAGTTTTAATTTTAATGGTGCTGGTACTGCAAGTGATACTCCGAAAGTAGAACCTTAG
- the porU gene encoding type IX secretion system sortase PorU → MKLNRIITSIFLFAQLSFFAQTELKESSRILRSNTTDTAFIHLEMSLADYDIRKKDLPYFTISKATGYDEQAIPILVVKKVIPVEKSHGEAIKKYFSDFISNQFITEKVASLSKNQNLNHYKLFPFRYNALNQLEELVDYDVTWQVSNLNNSVAREAASVSFASASVLANGEWYKIAVTETGIHKLSKAFFNSIGINTANLDPNKIRVFGNGGKMLPERNKDFRYDDLVENSIKVVLSEDGLFDYALFYASSTTEWIKTNSATSLKFKPIKNIYSDTSFYFINVGQEQGKRIASKSSLSQNPDFISNSYDYINYHEEDIINFGKSGREFYGEYFDLTSSYNFSWSDGDFLNDSIYAELTVAALYTDTTTFILNGNGLNFRATTAAIQIGTYSDFASKVTRSGKAINSNSSSIILAVSKLTSKSVGWLDKLTVNARRSLTFRGKQFSFRDSRSKGLGKVCNFSISNTPNSVFTLWNVTDNLNPFEQAYITVGSAINYTCKVDSLNEFCIAPINDYYSPVFVGKIANQNLHAISKANYIIVSHPLFVKEAERLGAFHQQKEGLSYVVATIDQIYNEFGSGKQDISAIRDFIRMIYSRTINLTEDQQLKYVLLMGDGSYDNKNRNVTSNSNLIPTYESKESLDPIRSVISDDFYALMDPNEGANAEEDGNSSVDIGIGRFPCRTLAEVKAVIAKIENYYRKDPNYLENNSAPETRIAVNESPLGDWRTWLLFLGDDEDWATHMKQSDNLVKTVKNITSDYNIDEINLDAYQRFSTPGGNRYPDAASDFLKRIDKGALIFNYTGHGGEVGLTAERMIDMEIINTLNNFNKLPLFITATCEFSRYDDPGRTSAGEACLLNPKGGAIALYTTCRVAYSTFNELINTEVLKRLFTRLPNGKWPTLGDAIALTKAQLTQKYYYANFHLLGDPALTLAYPEEKVITSHFNNVALSPTSSDTIGSLSKITVKGFVADKGGKKLSNFNGIIYPTVFDKEQTIVCLLNTIESGVSSGTAGNIVPFTFNMQKNILYRGKSLVTNGDFSFTFIVPKDISFSPGPGKISYYATNGVVDAGGYYNKIVVGGGSATSQIIDNEGPQVNLFLDDKNFVAGGVTSERPVLFADLVDSSGINTVGTGIGHDISVILDANTSKPIVLNDYYESNLNSYQSGRVRYPYGKLEEGKHTLTFKVWDIQNNSTTVTSDFIVVNSAELALKHVLNYPNPFTTHTKFMFQHNQACNPLKVTVQIYTVSGKIVKTLQKSTSCEGSLSEGIDWDGRDDYGDKLGRGVYIYKLAILDVENKKAEKIEKLVILN, encoded by the coding sequence ATGAAACTCAACCGAATAATCACTTCCATTTTTCTCTTCGCACAACTCTCTTTTTTTGCACAGACTGAGTTAAAAGAGTCATCGCGTATCCTGCGCTCCAACACTACTGATACAGCTTTTATTCATCTTGAGATGTCACTCGCTGATTATGATATTCGTAAGAAAGATTTGCCTTATTTTACCATCTCAAAGGCAACTGGATACGATGAACAGGCAATTCCAATATTAGTCGTTAAAAAAGTGATTCCTGTCGAAAAGTCACACGGTGAAGCGATAAAGAAGTATTTTTCTGATTTTATCAGCAATCAGTTCATTACTGAAAAAGTTGCAAGTTTAAGTAAAAATCAAAATTTAAATCACTATAAATTATTTCCATTTAGATATAATGCTTTAAATCAACTAGAAGAGCTTGTAGACTACGATGTAACGTGGCAAGTTTCTAACCTTAATAATTCCGTAGCTCGAGAAGCTGCGAGTGTTAGCTTTGCTTCTGCGTCAGTTCTTGCAAATGGAGAATGGTACAAAATTGCTGTTACAGAAACGGGTATACACAAACTAAGCAAAGCCTTTTTTAATTCTATTGGAATAAACACTGCTAATCTAGATCCGAATAAAATTAGAGTTTTTGGAAATGGTGGCAAAATGCTTCCTGAACGTAACAAAGATTTTAGATACGATGATTTGGTAGAAAATTCAATAAAAGTTGTATTAAGTGAAGACGGTTTGTTTGATTATGCACTGTTTTATGCAAGCTCTACCACCGAATGGATTAAAACCAATTCAGCTACAAGTTTAAAATTTAAACCTATAAAAAACATTTATAGTGACACCAGTTTTTATTTCATAAATGTTGGTCAGGAACAAGGAAAACGTATTGCATCAAAATCCAGTCTCTCGCAAAACCCTGATTTTATTAGTAATTCTTATGATTATATAAATTACCATGAAGAAGATATCATTAACTTTGGCAAGAGCGGAAGAGAATTTTATGGGGAGTATTTTGATCTTACAAGTTCATATAACTTCTCTTGGTCTGACGGAGATTTCTTAAATGATTCTATCTATGCGGAATTAACTGTAGCGGCCTTATATACAGATACAACAACATTTATTTTGAATGGAAATGGTTTAAATTTTCGTGCAACTACTGCCGCTATTCAAATAGGAACCTATTCAGATTTTGCATCAAAAGTAACACGATCAGGTAAAGCAATTAATTCCAATTCTTCGTCCATTATACTTGCCGTATCAAAATTGACTTCAAAAAGCGTGGGCTGGTTAGATAAACTAACTGTAAATGCTAGACGATCACTAACTTTTAGAGGGAAGCAGTTTTCGTTCCGAGACAGTCGTTCAAAAGGTTTGGGTAAAGTATGTAATTTTAGTATTTCCAATACACCAAATTCTGTTTTTACTTTATGGAATGTTACAGATAATTTAAATCCTTTTGAGCAAGCATATATTACTGTTGGTTCGGCTATAAATTATACTTGCAAAGTTGATTCCCTAAATGAGTTTTGTATTGCCCCCATAAATGATTATTACTCACCAGTTTTTGTAGGGAAAATTGCAAATCAAAACCTTCATGCTATTAGCAAGGCGAATTATATAATAGTAAGCCACCCATTGTTTGTAAAAGAAGCTGAACGTTTGGGTGCCTTTCATCAACAAAAAGAAGGTTTAAGTTATGTTGTTGCCACTATTGACCAAATTTATAATGAGTTTGGAAGTGGAAAACAAGATATTTCAGCTATCAGAGATTTTATTAGAATGATTTATAGCCGAACAATCAATCTTACAGAGGATCAACAATTGAAGTATGTGCTCTTAATGGGAGATGGTTCTTATGATAATAAAAACAGAAATGTTACTAGCAATAGCAACCTTATTCCAACATATGAATCAAAGGAATCTTTGGACCCAATTCGTAGCGTTATTTCGGACGATTTTTATGCTTTAATGGATCCTAACGAAGGTGCTAATGCTGAAGAAGACGGAAATAGTTCTGTAGATATAGGTATTGGAAGGTTTCCTTGCCGCACATTGGCAGAAGTTAAAGCTGTTATAGCTAAAATTGAAAACTATTACCGAAAAGATCCAAATTATTTGGAGAATAATTCTGCCCCTGAAACCAGAATAGCTGTGAATGAAAGTCCTTTAGGGGACTGGCGTACTTGGTTGTTGTTTTTAGGTGATGATGAAGATTGGGCAACACACATGAAACAATCTGACAACTTAGTTAAAACCGTTAAAAATATTACATCCGATTACAATATTGATGAAATTAATCTTGACGCTTACCAACGTTTTAGCACGCCCGGCGGAAATAGATATCCTGACGCCGCGAGTGATTTTTTAAAGAGGATTGATAAAGGTGCGCTGATTTTCAATTATACTGGTCATGGAGGTGAAGTTGGTTTAACGGCAGAACGAATGATTGATATGGAAATCATCAATACTCTTAATAATTTTAATAAGTTACCTTTGTTTATTACTGCAACATGCGAATTCAGTCGATATGATGATCCAGGTAGAACGTCGGCTGGTGAGGCTTGTTTATTAAATCCTAAAGGAGGCGCCATTGCACTTTATACAACGTGTCGAGTAGCCTATTCCACCTTTAATGAATTAATAAATACGGAAGTTTTAAAAAGATTATTTACACGCTTGCCAAACGGTAAATGGCCTACTTTAGGAGATGCAATTGCACTAACTAAAGCGCAGTTAACACAAAAATACTATTACGCTAATTTTCATTTGCTTGGCGATCCGGCATTAACCTTGGCTTACCCGGAAGAAAAAGTAATTACATCGCACTTTAACAATGTCGCTTTAAGTCCGACATCATCTGATACAATAGGATCACTATCAAAAATAACTGTAAAAGGATTTGTAGCTGATAAAGGTGGTAAAAAACTTAGTAATTTTAATGGTATCATTTATCCCACAGTTTTCGACAAGGAGCAAACAATTGTTTGTTTATTAAATACAATTGAGTCGGGAGTTAGTTCTGGCACGGCTGGTAACATAGTCCCCTTTACGTTTAATATGCAAAAAAACATTTTGTACAGAGGTAAATCTCTTGTTACAAATGGAGATTTTTCTTTCACATTTATCGTTCCGAAAGACATTAGTTTTTCTCCAGGGCCAGGTAAAATAAGTTACTATGCAACGAATGGTGTTGTTGATGCAGGTGGTTATTACAATAAGATTGTTGTTGGAGGAGGTTCAGCGACCAGTCAAATAATTGATAACGAAGGGCCTCAGGTGAATTTATTTCTAGATGATAAAAATTTTGTAGCAGGAGGTGTAACCAGTGAGAGACCGGTTCTTTTTGCCGATTTAGTAGATTCAAGCGGTATTAATACTGTTGGAACTGGAATTGGCCATGACATCTCAGTAATTCTTGATGCAAATACAAGTAAACCAATTGTGCTTAATGATTATTACGAATCCAATCTAAACAGTTATCAGAGCGGGAGGGTTCGCTATCCCTACGGTAAATTGGAAGAAGGTAAACATACCCTAACCTTTAAAGTTTGGGATATACAAAATAACTCCACAACAGTAACTAGTGATTTTATTGTTGTAAATAGTGCTGAACTTGCATTAAAACACGTTTTAAATTACCCGAACCCCTTTACTACTCACACTAAATTTATGTTTCAACATAATCAAGCATGTAATCCTCTTAAGGTAACTGTGCAAATTTATACTGTGAGTGGAAAAATAGTTAAAACATTACAAAAATCTACCAGTTGCGAAGGGTCTTTGTCTGAAGGGATTGACTGGGATGGCAGAGATGACTATGGAGATAAACTTGGCCGAGGTGTTTATATCTATAAATTAGCTATCTTAGACGTTGAGAATAAAAAAGCTGAAAAAATTGAAAAATTGGTTATTCTAAATTAG